A part of Jiangella alba genomic DNA contains:
- a CDS encoding M48 family metalloprotease: MDVQRNRVKAVLLLAGLSGLALLAGSWLGPAGLFVAAVVVVGLNCYVVLRSDAIALRAMRAYPVSEAEQPVLHRVVRELTARARVPMPRLYVSPTRAVNAFATGRDPAHAAVCCTEGILDLLDERELRAVIGHELAHVRRGDTVVSSTAGAVASIVMVVGGRAGPVGRALLTVLGPLAAAVVRATVTPSREYEADAEASRITGDPLGLAAALRKLDASTRRLVLPPERDIVATSHLMIASPLQQTGIAKLFASHPPMAERVARLEQRAGYRR, encoded by the coding sequence CGCAATCGTGTGAAGGCCGTGCTGCTGCTGGCGGGGCTGTCGGGTCTGGCCCTGCTGGCCGGCTCGTGGCTGGGTCCGGCCGGCCTGTTCGTGGCGGCGGTCGTGGTCGTGGGGCTGAACTGCTACGTGGTGCTGCGTTCCGACGCCATCGCGCTGCGGGCCATGCGCGCCTACCCCGTCAGCGAGGCCGAGCAGCCCGTGCTGCACCGCGTGGTGCGGGAACTGACGGCACGGGCGCGGGTGCCGATGCCGCGCCTGTACGTCAGCCCCACCCGCGCCGTGAACGCCTTCGCCACCGGCCGCGACCCCGCCCACGCCGCCGTCTGCTGCACCGAGGGCATCCTCGACCTCCTCGACGAGCGCGAGCTGCGCGCCGTCATCGGGCACGAACTGGCGCACGTCCGCCGCGGCGACACCGTCGTCTCGTCCACCGCGGGCGCCGTCGCCAGCATCGTCATGGTCGTCGGTGGCCGGGCCGGGCCGGTGGGGCGGGCGCTGCTGACGGTGCTCGGCCCGCTCGCCGCCGCCGTCGTCCGCGCCACCGTCACCCCGTCCCGCGAGTACGAGGCCGACGCCGAGGCCAGCCGCATCACCGGCGACCCGCTCGGCCTCGCCGCCGCGCTGCGCAAGCTCGACGCCAGCACCCGGCGGCTGGTGCTGCCGCCCGAGCGCGACATCGTCGCCACCAGTCACCTGATGATCGCCAGCCCGCTGCAGCAGACCGGCATCGCCAAGCTGTTCGCCTCCCACCCCCCGATGGCCGAACGGGTCGCCCGGCTGGAACAACGGGCCGGCTACCGCCGCTGA